A single window of Mycolicibacterium aurum DNA harbors:
- the ureC gene encoding urease subunit alpha — protein MAHRITRRHYAELYGPTTGDRVRLADTELLAKVEHDATVYGDESVFGGGKTMREGMAVHGDITNADGALDFVITNVLIVDAVLGIRKADIGIRNGRIAGIGKSGNPRTMDGVDPELIIGAGTDIRSGEGMIATAGAIDVHVHFDSAGLVEEAISSGVTTMIGGGLGPVTVGITSSGPNNLARMLRAAEGFPMNFGFIGNGSASSTAPLIEQGLAGAIGFKIHEDWGATPAAIRASLDAGDELDLQVQIHTDTLNESGFFEDTMAAIGGRPIHTYHAEGAGGGHAPDIMRVVGEPYCLPSSTNPTNPYTLNTFDEHLDMVMVCHHLNPRIPEDVAFAESRIRRETIAAEDVLHDLGAISAMGSDSQGMGRIGETIARTWQLASHMRATRGALPADEGTGADNARILRYVAKLTINPARLFGIDHEVGSLEPGKLADIVLWEPKFFGIRPKVVFKGGFPAWSVMGEANASLMTCEPLRYRPQWAAYGRAPADVSVNFVAAAAAEAGLGDTLGLDTRLVACRGARRLTKADLLHNDYLPDIRIEPDTYRVTVDGQPCVSTPMTHVPLGRRYTLK, from the coding sequence ATGGCACACCGCATCACCCGCAGGCACTACGCCGAGCTGTACGGTCCCACCACCGGGGACCGGGTCCGGCTGGCCGACACCGAACTGCTGGCCAAGGTCGAGCACGACGCGACCGTGTACGGCGACGAGTCCGTGTTCGGCGGCGGCAAGACCATGCGTGAGGGCATGGCTGTGCACGGCGACATCACCAACGCCGACGGCGCGCTCGACTTCGTCATCACGAACGTGCTGATCGTCGACGCCGTGCTAGGAATCCGCAAGGCCGACATCGGCATTCGGAACGGCCGCATCGCCGGCATCGGCAAGTCCGGTAACCCGCGCACGATGGACGGCGTCGACCCCGAGCTGATCATCGGTGCAGGCACCGACATCCGCTCCGGCGAGGGCATGATCGCGACGGCCGGCGCCATCGACGTCCATGTGCACTTCGACAGCGCCGGACTGGTGGAGGAGGCGATCTCCAGCGGAGTGACCACGATGATCGGTGGCGGCCTCGGACCCGTCACGGTCGGTATCACCTCGTCGGGTCCGAACAATCTGGCGCGGATGCTCCGTGCGGCCGAGGGATTCCCGATGAACTTCGGCTTCATCGGCAACGGCAGCGCGTCGAGCACCGCGCCGCTGATCGAACAGGGGCTGGCCGGCGCGATCGGCTTCAAGATCCATGAGGACTGGGGCGCCACCCCAGCGGCGATCCGCGCGTCCCTGGACGCAGGCGACGAACTGGACCTGCAGGTGCAGATCCACACCGACACGCTGAACGAGTCAGGGTTCTTCGAGGACACCATGGCGGCGATCGGCGGGAGACCGATCCACACCTACCACGCCGAGGGCGCAGGCGGCGGCCACGCACCCGACATCATGCGCGTCGTCGGCGAACCGTACTGTCTGCCGTCGTCCACCAATCCAACCAATCCGTACACCCTCAACACCTTCGACGAACACCTCGACATGGTGATGGTGTGTCACCACCTCAACCCGCGCATTCCCGAGGACGTCGCGTTCGCCGAGTCGAGGATCCGCCGCGAGACCATCGCCGCCGAGGACGTGCTGCACGACCTCGGCGCAATCTCGGCGATGGGATCGGACTCGCAGGGTATGGGCCGGATCGGTGAAACCATCGCTCGCACCTGGCAACTGGCGTCCCACATGCGGGCCACGCGCGGCGCGCTGCCTGCCGACGAGGGCACGGGAGCCGACAATGCCAGGATTCTGCGCTATGTCGCGAAGCTCACCATCAACCCGGCGCGGCTGTTCGGCATCGACCACGAGGTCGGTTCGCTGGAACCGGGCAAGCTGGCCGACATCGTGCTGTGGGAGCCGAAGTTCTTCGGCATCAGACCGAAGGTGGTGTTCAAGGGCGGCTTTCCGGCATGGTCGGTGATGGGCGAGGCCAATGCGTCGCTGATGACGTGCGAGCCCCTGCGCTACCGCCCGCAGTGGGCGGCCTACGGCCGCGCCCCGGCCGACGTGTCGGTGAACTTCGTGGCGGCCGCGGCCGCCGAGGCCGGACTCGGTGACACGCTGGGGCTCGACACCCGGTTGGTGGCCTGCCGCGGCGCCCGACGGCTCACCAAAGCCGATCTGCTGCACAACGATTACCTGCCCGACATCCGCATCGAACCGGACACCTATCGCGTGACCGTCGATGGTCAGCCGTGTGTGAGCACGCCGATGACGCACGTACCGCTCGGGCGTCGCTACACACTCAAATAG
- the ureG gene encoding urease accessory protein UreG, whose product MSEALRVGIGGPVGSGKTRLVERLVPRLSDAGLSVAVITNDLVTDEDAQRVRRSGVIDPGRVLAVETGACPHTAIREDPSANLAAAERLNRRFTDLDVILIESGGDNLAATFTSDLVDYWIFVIDTAAGDDIPRKKGIGLLQADLLVVNKIDLAPLVGADLDMMRRDCAVARPVKPTVFTDLRSGFGLGELTERLLEGAMLTAGRR is encoded by the coding sequence GTGAGTGAAGCACTGCGTGTCGGCATCGGCGGGCCGGTCGGGTCCGGCAAGACCCGGCTTGTCGAACGGCTCGTGCCGCGACTGTCCGACGCCGGGCTCAGCGTTGCGGTGATCACCAACGACCTGGTGACCGACGAGGATGCCCAGCGGGTACGACGCAGCGGCGTCATCGACCCCGGCCGGGTGCTGGCCGTGGAGACCGGCGCCTGTCCACACACCGCGATCCGCGAGGACCCGTCGGCCAACCTCGCCGCCGCCGAGCGACTGAACCGCCGATTCACCGACCTCGACGTCATCCTCATCGAATCCGGCGGCGACAACCTCGCGGCCACCTTCACCTCGGATCTGGTCGATTACTGGATCTTCGTCATCGACACCGCCGCCGGCGACGACATCCCCCGTAAGAAGGGGATCGGGCTGCTGCAGGCGGATCTGTTGGTGGTCAACAAGATCGACCTCGCTCCCCTCGTAGGTGCCGACCTCGACATGATGCGGCGCGACTGTGCGGTGGCCCGCCCGGTCAAGCCGACGGTGTTCACGGATCTGCGGTCAGGCTTCGGGCTCGGTGAACTCACCGAGAGACTGCTCGAGGGAGCGATGCTCACGGCCGGCCGAAGGTGA